GGCGCACGAGCGGCGCGCCGCCCTTGCCGCCGGCCCGGACGTCTGGGAGGTGATCGCGCGCCTGCAGGAACTCGACGGCAGCGAGGAACAGCGGATCAGCATGCTGGCCGCCGAGGTGGATCTGCATCCACGGCTCATCCGGATCGCCCTCGATTACGCCGCTGAGCACCCAGAGGAGATCGGGCGGCGGATCGAGACCAACCGGGCCATGGCCCAGCAAAGCCAGCGGGTGGCACGGCAGCGGGAGGCGCTGCTGGCGTGACCGCCTTCCTCATCGATGAGATGTTCCCCCGGGCCACCGCCGGGCTGCTGCGCGACACCTACGGGCATGACGCGGTCCACGTGGTCGAGGCCGGTCTGCGCGCGGCCGACGACGCGCACGTGGCGATCGCCGCGCGGGCGGACGGCCGCGTGATTGTCACCGAGAACGTCACGGACTTTTCCGCCGAACGTGGCCTGGTGCTGGTGTTCGTCCTGAAGAAGAACCTGCCCGCAGGAGGTGGGCAGGCCGCCGCGCTCGCCATGCTCCTCGACCGCTGGACACATGACCACCCAGACCCCTACCTCGGTCCACACTGGCCGCAAGTGGACTGAGCAACTCCCGCGCGGAGCTAATCGCGGCACAGGAAGAGGTTCTGCGTGTCGGTGCCGGACGTAGGAACGTCCCCCTGATGCGCTGCGGGCTTGGTGTCCCATCGCAGGAGGAGGACGTTCATGGCGGACGGTAGTGGCGTGTCGCGGGGTGATCGCAACCGCAACGCGAAGCTGTCCCGGTTGCGTGAGCTGGTGCCGGTGACGACCGCGATCATCGGAATCAACCTGGCTGACAACAAGCAGACGGTCGTGGTCTGTCACCAGGATTCGAAGGTGCTGGCCCGTCGCACGTTCCGGTGCCGGGCCTGGGATTTGGGGGCCGCGCTGGACTGGGCAGCCGAGCGCGCGGCGGCGAAAGGGTTCGCTGGGGTGACGGTGTCGTACGAGCCGACCGGCCACCGCTGGCGGATCCTCGGGCAACTCGCAGCCGAACGGTTCATGCCCTTCGGCTGTGTGCAGCAATCGCCTTGAGACAAGCGTCTTGCTTACCTGCGAGAGTCGAGCATGCGTTGCATGGAATCGGCCGCCTCGCGCAACAGCGTGGGCATCACGTGTACGTCCGCGGCGTGAAGCTCTCGTCCCTGTGACCCAGGTACTCGGCGACAGCACGGATGGAGACGCCCTGCTCGAGCCAGTTCGAGGCGCAGTAGTGCCGCAACGCGTGCATGCCGTTGTCCCGCGTCGTCGGCACGCCAGCCGCCTTCAACGCCTCCTTCCAATGAACGCGTTGACGTAGTTCTTGTTCAGCGGCTTGCGCTCCCGGCTCGTGAAGACGAGCGTGGCGCTCGCGGTCGGTGCCTTGGGTGCGTCCGGGTCCTTCCACGGCAGCGTCACCTCGATCGGTGGGCACACCCGGATGTGCTCGGCCAGCACCATCGCGAGAGCGTCGGAGAGCGGGACGTCAGGCGTCGAGGAGTACTTCGGCGGGGCGAAGATCAGCTGGTTCGGCACGTACTTGACCTGGCGCACCACGTGGATCGTGCGGCGCAGGAAGTCGATGTCCTCCACGGTGAGCCCGAAGATCTCGCCCTGGCGCAGCCCGGCGCCGGCGGCGACCGGGGGCAACGCCCGGTACCGGTCCGGGTGCGCCGCCATCACCGCCACCACCTGGTCCCGCGACCACGGCACGACCCGACGGCGTGGCACGGTCGGCCTCGACATGGCCGAGGACTGGCACGGGTTCTTTACGATCAGGTCGTCCTCGACCGCCGCCCGCAGGATCGCCGAGAAGTGCACGAAGATCTGCCGGGCCGACGACGGCGCCATCGACGAGCGCAGCCCGGCCAGCCAGGCTTGCACCGCGGACGGCTTGATCGCGCCGAGCGCGACCCTCTCCTAGTTCGGCTGGATGTGTATCCG
The sequence above is drawn from the Mycobacteriales bacterium genome and encodes:
- a CDS encoding tyrosine-type recombinase/integrase, coding for MQAWLAGLRSSMAPSSARQIFVHFSAILRAAVEDDLIVKNPCQSSAMSRPTVPRRRVVPWSRDQVVAVMAAHPDRYRALPPVAAGAGLRQGEIFGLTVEDIDFLRRTIHVVRQVKYVPNQLIFAPPKYSSTPDVPLSDALAMVLAEHIRVCPPIEVTLPWKDPDAPKAPTASATLVFTSRERKPLNKNYVNAFIGRRR
- a CDS encoding DUF5615 family PIN-like protein, which produces MTAFLIDEMFPRATAGLLRDTYGHDAVHVVEAGLRAADDAHVAIAARADGRVIVTENVTDFSAERGLVLVFVLKKNLPAGGGQAAALAMLLDRWTHDHPDPYLGPHWPQVD
- a CDS encoding tyrosine-type recombinase/integrase, with translation MPTTRDNGMHALRHYCASNWLEQGVSIRAVAEYLGHRDESFTPRTYT